A single Vanacampus margaritifer isolate UIUO_Vmar chromosome 7, RoL_Vmar_1.0, whole genome shotgun sequence DNA region contains:
- the LOC144055308 gene encoding bromodomain-containing protein 4-like isoform X4 translates to MANSPCGDVQFSLTVLQFAPTLLHPRRPHNERPSNLRNSETAPNIESSEEWNGLRGIPPVPPAPARSNLPKLTARPLQTTTVMGDGLEPGSSHNPPSAPQPHILNPASPEIGNSIRPKRQTNQLQYLLKVVLKTLWKHQFAWPFHAPVDVVKLNLPDYTKIIKTPMDMGTIRKRLENHYYKNAQECIHDFNTMFTNCYIYNKPSDDIVLMAKALEKLFLQKITQMPQEETEIAVVAKGRRGIKREPAPISMSESSQDLSSPSSTPHTRGFSSPSTLPHTHPSPTPPALAQPPRVPPTPTAHAPHLGPPYPLSTAGILPQGMTAVAPPTHPGLHSSPMLQNAPALIKQRKSQKRKADTTTPTANDQLSESSPVSAETRTRRESSRPSKQPKRDPSQPDSQHHLVVGGLETGDMLTPKRQDQMHFCALLVKEMLSKKHFAYSWPFHLPVDAKALGLHDYYDIIKHPMDLSTIKKKLDNRQYRDPQEFSADVRLMFSNCYKYNPPGHDVVAMARKLQDVFEMRFAKMPDEPEETAPVPTPSSVLHPAPSTRQAPPPPPVVSEDSSSSMSESESSAGDSDQERQQKLVVLQEQLKAVHEQLAALSQPQVCKPKKKEREKKEKKKKEKHKKVGMEEPTEPAVLQVSKKSKISKDMLIPKKEKKKPGKKEGVKNSRPAVAPQPGPTPLVPSASLEAEDDMDLFGSAAAVGGKPMSYEEKRQLSLDINKLPGDKLGRVVHIIQTREPSMKNSNPDEIEIDFETLKPSTLRELEKYVSSCLKRKKKSSEKPPEMTNVTKLKTGSSSSGTSDSSDSEDSDNAGLVPKQQKTLSNKDTKRTQQQSVTGPSAPHSQVVQSKLPYIAPSTIPVSVPISVPIPTPVPVPVPVPVPALESSQMLSTGFDPLAHFMNPHLTQPNNEPGPVITTACPPLTSALLNVTTPVGPTPTETHPFLNQHPIVPAPAIHSALPQQPARPSSHAAPLPSKNTQPPPSSLLSLPTPTPHLQNSLPLPLPQPAPRPRVPSPPSHGILGTLSAQPPQALLEDDDEPTPTSAETPPLSQVQSFLQSLQPRTSGQVQPLHSPAQGAAQLGPSMQAAMTSAPAALHRHSSAHSHTQQSYPHALAAAVQQQKSASLQQKLQHLQQQQPSPRIKADQFSTGCLRDSPSPLMMHCPLMPQFQTTGQQSPSQIKKNDQRSNLVKEEKASHSPVLTPPPFSPAMRQDTQKHDSKHRLDGKSSDGSRPSSRLTDHVVQACPPQDTKFKQEPKTPTASKRTPDVKLKNMGSWASLAQRSQSTPASAVRSSSDSFEQFRRAAREKEERERQLKAQAQQARREQEKQRHDDDTVDHTRRAQDDTRRRQEQQQQQQQPSPLAPTPPASTPPTHSPQPPAIPPPAPSPTSSAAQNALDQQREMARRREQERRRREAMADTIDINFQSDLMAIFEENLF, encoded by the exons TCAGACCCAAACGACAGACCAACCAGCTACAG TACCTGCTCAAAGTGGTACTGAAGACATTATGGAAACACCAGTTTGCGTGGCCCTTTCATGCTCCCGTAGATGTCGTCAAACTCAATTTACCC GACTACACTAAAATAATCAAAACCCCAATGGACATGGGTACAATAAGAAAACGCCTGGAGAACCACTACTACAAAAATGCCCAGGAGTGTATTCATGACTTCAACACCATGTTCACCAATTGCTACATCTACAACAAG CCCAGCGATGACATTGTGTTGATGGCAAAAGCCTTGGAGAAGCTCTTCCTCCAGAAGATCACACAGATGCCGCAGGAAGAGACAGAAATTGCTGTGGTCGCCAAGGGGCGCCGCGGCATAAAACGAGAGCCTG CTCCGATCAGCATGTCCGAATCAAGCCAAGACCTATCCTCCCCATCTAGCACCCCGCACACACGAGGATTTTCGTCCCCTTCCACCCTCCCACACACCCACCCGTCGCCAACCCCGCCTGCGCTGGCCCAGCCCCCACGTGTGCCTCCTACACCCACAGCCCACGCACCCCATCTAGGACCTCCGTACCCACTCTCAACAGCAGGCATACTGCCCCAGGGCATGACCGCTGTGGCCCCTCCGACGCACCCAGGCCTCCATTCTAGCCCGATGTTGCAGAACGCCCCCGCTCTCATCAAG CAAAGGAAGAGCCAGAAGAGGAAAGCGGACACCACAACGCCCACAGCCAATGACCAGCTCAGCGAATCATCTCCTGTCTCGGCAGAGACTCGAACTCGCCGCGAGAGCAGTCGCCCGTCAAAGCAGCCCAAGCGAGACCCATCGCAGCCTGACTCCCAGCACCACCTGGTGGTTGGTGGTTTGGAGACTGGAGACATGTTGACGCCCAAACGTCAAGATCAGATGCATTTCTGCGCCCTCCTTGTCAAAGAGATGCTGTCCAAGAAGCACTTTGCGTACTCGTGGCCCTTTCACCTACCCGTAGACGCAAAAGCTCTCGGCCTTCATGACTACTATGACATCATCAAGCATCCCATGGACCTCAGTACGATCAAG AAAAAGCTGGACAACAGACAGTACAGAGACCCTCAAGAGTTTTCAGCAGACGTCCGATTGATGTTCTCCAACTGTTACAAGTATAATCCACCAGGCCACGATGTGGTGGCCATGGCTCGGAAACTACAG GACGTCTTTGAGATGCGTTTTGCCAAGATGCCTGATGAGCCAGAGGAGACCGCCCCGGTTCCCACACCGTCATCTGTCCTCCACCCTGCCCCCTCCACTCGGCAAGCACCGCCACCACCGCCCGTTGTCTCAGAAGACAGCAGTTCCAGTATGTCCGAATCCGAGTCCTCAGCAGGAGACTCTGATCAAGAGAGGCAGCAGAAATTGGTTGTGTTACAGGAACAG CTCAAAGCTGTCCACGAGCAACTGGCCGCGCTCTCTCAGCCTCAGGTCTGCAAGCCCAagaagaaagagagggagaagaaggagaagaagaagaaggaaaagcaCAAGAAAGTGGGAATGGAGGAACCCACCGAGCCTGCCGTGCTTCAGGTTTCTAAGAAGAGCAAAATCAGCAAAGACATGCTCATTccgaagaaggagaagaagaagcctGG TAAGAAAGAAGGCGTCAAAAACAGTCGTCCCGCTGTGGCCCCTCAGCCTGGGCCAACACCTCTCGTCCCTTCAGCCTCCCTCGAAGCAGAAGATGACATGG ACTTGTTCGGGAGCGCGGCAGCTGTCGGAGGCAAGCCCATGTCGTACGAAGAGAAGCGCCAGCTGAGCCTCGACATCAACAAGTTGCCCGGCGACAAGCTGGGCCGTGTCGTGCACATAATCCAGACCCGAGAGCCATCCATGAAGAACTCCAACCCGGACGAAATTGAGATCGACTTTGAGACACTGAAGCCTTCCACGCTCCGCGAGCTGGAGAAATACGTATCGAGCTGCCtcaagaggaagaaaaagtcGTCGG AAAAACCCCCGGAAATGACAAACGTCACAAAGTTGAAGACGGGATCTTCATCGTCGGGCACCAGTGACTCCTCTGATAGTGAAGATTCTGACAATG CAGGGCTGGTTCCCAAGCAGCAGAAGACGCTGTCCAACAAGGACACAAAGAGGACACAGCAGCAGTCCGTCACCGGCCCCAGCGCGCCACATTCTCAAGTGGTCCAATCCAAACTGCCGTACATTGCTCCCTCCACAATTCCTGTGTCGGTCCCCATCTCTGTTCCCATCCCCACTCCTGTCCCCGTCCCCGTCCCCGTCCCTGTCCCTGCTCTGGAATCCTCCCAGATGTTGAGCACCGGATTTGACCCATTGGCCCACTTTATGAACCCTCACCTCACCCAGCCCAACAACGAGCCCGGTCCAGTCATCACAACTGCCTGTCCCCCGCTCACCTCTGCCCTCCTCAACGTTACCACACCTGTTGGCCCCACACCTACTGAGACGCACCCCTTCCTGAACCAACATCCTATCGTACCTGCGCCAG CCATCCATAGCGCACTTCCCCAGCAGCCAGCACGCCCAAGTAGCCACGCAGCACCACTTCCTTCCAAGAACACTCAGCCGCCTCCTTCCTCGCTCCTCTCCCTGCCCACGCCCACCCCTCATCTTCAGAACTCGCTTCCTCTCCCTCTGCCCCAGCCTGCTCCACGGCCCCGAGTACCTTCGCCGCCATCGCACGGGATCTTAGGCACCCTCTCCGCTCAGCCGCCCCAGGCCCTGCTTGAGGACGATGACGAGCCTACGCCCACCAGTGCGGAAACGCCACCCCTCAGCCAGGTGCAAAGCTTCCTGCAGTCGCTCCAACCGCGGACGTCCGGACAGGTTCAACCGCTGCACTCGCCCGCGCAGGGCGCCGCTCAACTGGGGCCTTCAATGCAAGCCGCGATGACGAGCGCCCCCGCGGCGTTGCATCGGCACAGCTCGGCCCACAGCCACACGCAGCAGTCCTACCCGCATGCTCTTGCCGCAGCGGTGCAGCAACAGAAGAGTGCGAGCCTCCAGCAAAAGCTACAACatttgcagcagcagcagccctcGCCACGCATCAAGGCCGATCAATTCTCTACCG GTTGCCTGCGTGATAGTCCCTCTCCACTCATGATGCATTGCCCGCTGATGCCTCAGTTCCAGACGACAGGACAACAGTCTCCCTCACAAATCAAGAAAAAC GATCAGAGGTCGAACTTGGTAAAAGAGGAAAAAGCGTCCCACTCGCCGGTGCTGACACCGCCCCCATTCAGCCCTGCAATGCGccaagacacacaaaaacatgacagCAAACACA GATTAGATGGGAAGTCATCAGATGGTTCTCGTCCCAGTTCCCGCCTCACCGACCACGTGGTGCAAGCCTGCCCTCCACAGGACACCAAATTCAAGCAAGAGCCCAAAACGCCCACGGCGTCCAAGAGGACTCCG GATGTGAAGTTAAAGAACATGGGCTCCTGGGCCAGCTTAGCCCAGAGGTCTCAATCCACGCCGGCATCGGCCGTCCGCTCGTCCAGCGACAGTTTCGAGCAGTTTCGACGGGCGGCCAGGGAGAAGGAGGAGCGGGAGAGGCAGTTGAAGGCTCAGGCGCAACAGGCCAGGAGAGAGCAGGAGAAGCAGCG CCACGACGACGACACCGTGGATCACACCCGCCGGGCACAGGATGATACCCGCCGACGGcaagagcagcagcagcagcagcagcagccgtcGCCCCTCGCGCCCACGCCTCCCGCTTCCACACCGCCCACTCACTCGCCGCAGCCTCCGGCCATCCCGCCTCCAGCGCCGTCCCCGACTTCCTCAGCCGCGCAAAACGCCCTCGACCAGCAGAGGGAGATGGCGCGTCGTCGTGAGCAGGAGAGGCGCAGGAGGGAGGCG ATGGCCGACACCATCGACATTAACTTCCAGAGTGACCTGATGGCCATTTTTGAAGAGAATCTCTTCTGA
- the LOC144055308 gene encoding bromodomain-containing protein 4-like isoform X3, producing MFLSDDIGDVQFSLTVLQFAPTLLHPRRPHNERPSNLRNSETAPNIESSEEWNGLRGIPPVPPAPARSNLPKLTARPLQTTTVMGDGLEPGSSHNPPSAPQPHILNPASPEIGNSIRPKRQTNQLQYLLKVVLKTLWKHQFAWPFHAPVDVVKLNLPDYTKIIKTPMDMGTIRKRLENHYYKNAQECIHDFNTMFTNCYIYNKPSDDIVLMAKALEKLFLQKITQMPQEETEIAVVAKGRRGIKREPAPISMSESSQDLSSPSSTPHTRGFSSPSTLPHTHPSPTPPALAQPPRVPPTPTAHAPHLGPPYPLSTAGILPQGMTAVAPPTHPGLHSSPMLQNAPALIKQRKSQKRKADTTTPTANDQLSESSPVSAETRTRRESSRPSKQPKRDPSQPDSQHHLVVGGLETGDMLTPKRQDQMHFCALLVKEMLSKKHFAYSWPFHLPVDAKALGLHDYYDIIKHPMDLSTIKKKLDNRQYRDPQEFSADVRLMFSNCYKYNPPGHDVVAMARKLQDVFEMRFAKMPDEPEETAPVPTPSSVLHPAPSTRQAPPPPPVVSEDSSSSMSESESSAGDSDQERQQKLVVLQEQLKAVHEQLAALSQPQVCKPKKKEREKKEKKKKEKHKKVGMEEPTEPAVLQVSKKSKISKDMLIPKKEKKKPGKKEGVKNSRPAVAPQPGPTPLVPSASLEAEDDMDLFGSAAAVGGKPMSYEEKRQLSLDINKLPGDKLGRVVHIIQTREPSMKNSNPDEIEIDFETLKPSTLRELEKYVSSCLKRKKKSSEKPPEMTNVTKLKTGSSSSGTSDSSDSEDSDNAGLVPKQQKTLSNKDTKRTQQQSVTGPSAPHSQVVQSKLPYIAPSTIPVSVPISVPIPTPVPVPVPVPVPALESSQMLSTGFDPLAHFMNPHLTQPNNEPGPVITTACPPLTSALLNVTTPVGPTPTETHPFLNQHPIVPAPAIHSALPQQPARPSSHAAPLPSKNTQPPPSSLLSLPTPTPHLQNSLPLPLPQPAPRPRVPSPPSHGILGTLSAQPPQALLEDDDEPTPTSAETPPLSQVQSFLQSLQPRTSGQVQPLHSPAQGAAQLGPSMQAAMTSAPAALHRHSSAHSHTQQSYPHALAAAVQQQKSASLQQKLQHLQQQQPSPRIKADQFSTGCLRDSPSPLMMHCPLMPQFQTTGQQSPSQIKKNDQRSNLVKEEKASHSPVLTPPPFSPAMRQDTQKHDSKHRLDGKSSDGSRPSSRLTDHVVQACPPQDTKFKQEPKTPTASKRTPDVKLKNMGSWASLAQRSQSTPASAVRSSSDSFEQFRRAAREKEERERQLKAQAQQARREQEKQRHDDDTVDHTRRAQDDTRRRQEQQQQQQQPSPLAPTPPASTPPTHSPQPPAIPPPAPSPTSSAAQNALDQQREMARRREQERRRREAMADTIDINFQSDLMAIFEENLF from the exons TCAGACCCAAACGACAGACCAACCAGCTACAG TACCTGCTCAAAGTGGTACTGAAGACATTATGGAAACACCAGTTTGCGTGGCCCTTTCATGCTCCCGTAGATGTCGTCAAACTCAATTTACCC GACTACACTAAAATAATCAAAACCCCAATGGACATGGGTACAATAAGAAAACGCCTGGAGAACCACTACTACAAAAATGCCCAGGAGTGTATTCATGACTTCAACACCATGTTCACCAATTGCTACATCTACAACAAG CCCAGCGATGACATTGTGTTGATGGCAAAAGCCTTGGAGAAGCTCTTCCTCCAGAAGATCACACAGATGCCGCAGGAAGAGACAGAAATTGCTGTGGTCGCCAAGGGGCGCCGCGGCATAAAACGAGAGCCTG CTCCGATCAGCATGTCCGAATCAAGCCAAGACCTATCCTCCCCATCTAGCACCCCGCACACACGAGGATTTTCGTCCCCTTCCACCCTCCCACACACCCACCCGTCGCCAACCCCGCCTGCGCTGGCCCAGCCCCCACGTGTGCCTCCTACACCCACAGCCCACGCACCCCATCTAGGACCTCCGTACCCACTCTCAACAGCAGGCATACTGCCCCAGGGCATGACCGCTGTGGCCCCTCCGACGCACCCAGGCCTCCATTCTAGCCCGATGTTGCAGAACGCCCCCGCTCTCATCAAG CAAAGGAAGAGCCAGAAGAGGAAAGCGGACACCACAACGCCCACAGCCAATGACCAGCTCAGCGAATCATCTCCTGTCTCGGCAGAGACTCGAACTCGCCGCGAGAGCAGTCGCCCGTCAAAGCAGCCCAAGCGAGACCCATCGCAGCCTGACTCCCAGCACCACCTGGTGGTTGGTGGTTTGGAGACTGGAGACATGTTGACGCCCAAACGTCAAGATCAGATGCATTTCTGCGCCCTCCTTGTCAAAGAGATGCTGTCCAAGAAGCACTTTGCGTACTCGTGGCCCTTTCACCTACCCGTAGACGCAAAAGCTCTCGGCCTTCATGACTACTATGACATCATCAAGCATCCCATGGACCTCAGTACGATCAAG AAAAAGCTGGACAACAGACAGTACAGAGACCCTCAAGAGTTTTCAGCAGACGTCCGATTGATGTTCTCCAACTGTTACAAGTATAATCCACCAGGCCACGATGTGGTGGCCATGGCTCGGAAACTACAG GACGTCTTTGAGATGCGTTTTGCCAAGATGCCTGATGAGCCAGAGGAGACCGCCCCGGTTCCCACACCGTCATCTGTCCTCCACCCTGCCCCCTCCACTCGGCAAGCACCGCCACCACCGCCCGTTGTCTCAGAAGACAGCAGTTCCAGTATGTCCGAATCCGAGTCCTCAGCAGGAGACTCTGATCAAGAGAGGCAGCAGAAATTGGTTGTGTTACAGGAACAG CTCAAAGCTGTCCACGAGCAACTGGCCGCGCTCTCTCAGCCTCAGGTCTGCAAGCCCAagaagaaagagagggagaagaaggagaagaagaagaaggaaaagcaCAAGAAAGTGGGAATGGAGGAACCCACCGAGCCTGCCGTGCTTCAGGTTTCTAAGAAGAGCAAAATCAGCAAAGACATGCTCATTccgaagaaggagaagaagaagcctGG TAAGAAAGAAGGCGTCAAAAACAGTCGTCCCGCTGTGGCCCCTCAGCCTGGGCCAACACCTCTCGTCCCTTCAGCCTCCCTCGAAGCAGAAGATGACATGG ACTTGTTCGGGAGCGCGGCAGCTGTCGGAGGCAAGCCCATGTCGTACGAAGAGAAGCGCCAGCTGAGCCTCGACATCAACAAGTTGCCCGGCGACAAGCTGGGCCGTGTCGTGCACATAATCCAGACCCGAGAGCCATCCATGAAGAACTCCAACCCGGACGAAATTGAGATCGACTTTGAGACACTGAAGCCTTCCACGCTCCGCGAGCTGGAGAAATACGTATCGAGCTGCCtcaagaggaagaaaaagtcGTCGG AAAAACCCCCGGAAATGACAAACGTCACAAAGTTGAAGACGGGATCTTCATCGTCGGGCACCAGTGACTCCTCTGATAGTGAAGATTCTGACAATG CAGGGCTGGTTCCCAAGCAGCAGAAGACGCTGTCCAACAAGGACACAAAGAGGACACAGCAGCAGTCCGTCACCGGCCCCAGCGCGCCACATTCTCAAGTGGTCCAATCCAAACTGCCGTACATTGCTCCCTCCACAATTCCTGTGTCGGTCCCCATCTCTGTTCCCATCCCCACTCCTGTCCCCGTCCCCGTCCCCGTCCCTGTCCCTGCTCTGGAATCCTCCCAGATGTTGAGCACCGGATTTGACCCATTGGCCCACTTTATGAACCCTCACCTCACCCAGCCCAACAACGAGCCCGGTCCAGTCATCACAACTGCCTGTCCCCCGCTCACCTCTGCCCTCCTCAACGTTACCACACCTGTTGGCCCCACACCTACTGAGACGCACCCCTTCCTGAACCAACATCCTATCGTACCTGCGCCAG CCATCCATAGCGCACTTCCCCAGCAGCCAGCACGCCCAAGTAGCCACGCAGCACCACTTCCTTCCAAGAACACTCAGCCGCCTCCTTCCTCGCTCCTCTCCCTGCCCACGCCCACCCCTCATCTTCAGAACTCGCTTCCTCTCCCTCTGCCCCAGCCTGCTCCACGGCCCCGAGTACCTTCGCCGCCATCGCACGGGATCTTAGGCACCCTCTCCGCTCAGCCGCCCCAGGCCCTGCTTGAGGACGATGACGAGCCTACGCCCACCAGTGCGGAAACGCCACCCCTCAGCCAGGTGCAAAGCTTCCTGCAGTCGCTCCAACCGCGGACGTCCGGACAGGTTCAACCGCTGCACTCGCCCGCGCAGGGCGCCGCTCAACTGGGGCCTTCAATGCAAGCCGCGATGACGAGCGCCCCCGCGGCGTTGCATCGGCACAGCTCGGCCCACAGCCACACGCAGCAGTCCTACCCGCATGCTCTTGCCGCAGCGGTGCAGCAACAGAAGAGTGCGAGCCTCCAGCAAAAGCTACAACatttgcagcagcagcagccctcGCCACGCATCAAGGCCGATCAATTCTCTACCG GTTGCCTGCGTGATAGTCCCTCTCCACTCATGATGCATTGCCCGCTGATGCCTCAGTTCCAGACGACAGGACAACAGTCTCCCTCACAAATCAAGAAAAAC GATCAGAGGTCGAACTTGGTAAAAGAGGAAAAAGCGTCCCACTCGCCGGTGCTGACACCGCCCCCATTCAGCCCTGCAATGCGccaagacacacaaaaacatgacagCAAACACA GATTAGATGGGAAGTCATCAGATGGTTCTCGTCCCAGTTCCCGCCTCACCGACCACGTGGTGCAAGCCTGCCCTCCACAGGACACCAAATTCAAGCAAGAGCCCAAAACGCCCACGGCGTCCAAGAGGACTCCG GATGTGAAGTTAAAGAACATGGGCTCCTGGGCCAGCTTAGCCCAGAGGTCTCAATCCACGCCGGCATCGGCCGTCCGCTCGTCCAGCGACAGTTTCGAGCAGTTTCGACGGGCGGCCAGGGAGAAGGAGGAGCGGGAGAGGCAGTTGAAGGCTCAGGCGCAACAGGCCAGGAGAGAGCAGGAGAAGCAGCG CCACGACGACGACACCGTGGATCACACCCGCCGGGCACAGGATGATACCCGCCGACGGcaagagcagcagcagcagcagcagcagccgtcGCCCCTCGCGCCCACGCCTCCCGCTTCCACACCGCCCACTCACTCGCCGCAGCCTCCGGCCATCCCGCCTCCAGCGCCGTCCCCGACTTCCTCAGCCGCGCAAAACGCCCTCGACCAGCAGAGGGAGATGGCGCGTCGTCGTGAGCAGGAGAGGCGCAGGAGGGAGGCG ATGGCCGACACCATCGACATTAACTTCCAGAGTGACCTGATGGCCATTTTTGAAGAGAATCTCTTCTGA